CGCCGGAAGTGTCGCGCGTGGTACCAAGAAGGGCCAGGGCGAGCGTGCGCCAAGGGTATTCACATTTTCGCGCTATAGTCCGACTACGATTACGTCGTCCGGTGTGTGGGGTCCCCCCGCACGACCCTCGTGCTCAGGCCGCTCGGCCTGGGCCAGTCCTACCAATGAGGTATTCTACCCATGTCGCGACTCGATCAGCTCAAGACCATGACGACCGTGGTCGCCGATACCGGCGACTTCGCCGCCATTGCCGAATACCGCCCGCAGGATGCCACCACCAATCCGTCGCTGCTCTACAAGGCAGCGCAGATGCCGCAGTACCGGCAACTCGTCGAGGAGGCCGTGCTCAATGGTCAGCGCCAGGGTGGTAGCCCGCGCGAACAGGCGTTGCGTACGATGGACAGGCTAGCCGTCAACTTTGGCGTCGAGATCCTCAAGATCGTGCCCGGGCGGGTCTCTACCGAGATCGATGCCCGCCTGTCTTTCGATACCGAAGGGACGATCCGTCGCGCCGCTACGCTGATGGAGCTCTACACGGACGCCGGAATCGGGCCTGAGCGGGTGTTGTTCAAGATCGCCTCGACCTGGGAAGGCATTCGCGCCGCGGAGCGGCTCGAACGCGAGGGCCTGCACTGCAATCTGACGCTGCTGTTCAGCTTCCCGCAGGCAGTGGCCAGTGCCGATGCCGGCGTGACGCTGATCTCGCCCTTCGTCGGGCGGATCCTCGACTGGTACAAGGAAGCCGAGCAGGTCTCTGGCTACCCGGCCGATGCCGACCCCGGGGTCCGTTCGGTGACCCGGATCTTCAACTACTACAAGCGCTTCGGCTATTCCACCGTGGTCATGGGGGCGAGTTTCCGCAGCAACGAGGAGGTCCTCGAGCTGGCTGGCTGCGACTATTTGACGATCTCGCCGACCCTGCTCGCCGAGCTCGCCGGGACCGATGGTGACGTACCGCGCAAGCTCGACGCCGAGCAGGCCAGGGCCATGGACATCGAGCGTGTCGGCTTCGATGAGAAGGCCTTCCGTTGGGCCCTCAACGACGATGCGATGGCCACCGAGAAGTTGGCCGACGGCATTCGCCAGTTCGCCGCCGATACCGTCAAGCTCGAGCGTTTCGCCCACGAGGTCGCGCAGACCATCTGAGCGCCTGCGCCTGCGCCTGCGCCTGCGCCTGCGCCTGCGGTGGCGGCGCGTCCAAGCGACAGACGGTGCGCAGGCGCGTCTTCGGCCAGGGAGACGCTGATCGATTGGCCATCCTGGCCAAAGATCAGACGGAATCGCAAAGCGCGGTTTTGCGATTCCTGCATTTTCAGCCGTTTAGGCAGCTGAAAATGGCGGGGTCTCCTGCTTCGCACGGGAAACGCGATTAAACCTAGAAACGGCAGTTGACCGCTTCGCTATCGATTCAAGTCGCTGAAATTAGGTCAAATCTTGGCGCGACTCGGGTTCACCGGCTGGGTGAGGGGCGCTACGACCCCCGAGGCACCCCCCCCCCGCGCGCGGCGCCCGGCGGTGTTACAACGCGTTGCAATAGCGCAGCTATTGCGCCTCATTGTGCCTTGCCGGACACCCCGCGGGACGCACCTCGGAAGTCGTCCAACTGCCGCTTCTAGGTTAAATCAGCGTTTCCCTAGCGGGCCAGACGCGCCAGGTGGCGTTGATAGCGGACCATGATCCAGCCGTGGATCGGCGCCTGCGTCCAGCGGTAGAGGGGCCAAGGCAGCGCCGGGGCATAATCGTGGATCGCGGCCATCGTGTAACGCTCCCCGAGCAGGGTCTGGAACTCGAAGCGCGCGCACCCGGGCCCATCGGAGCGGCTCAGCAAGCCGCCGGCGATCCGATAGACCTGGCGCTGCGCGGTGCTCTGCACGGCCAGCTTGCGCAACGACAGTAGCCGCCGGCGCGGGGCGCGCAGCGAGACGGTCCAGGAGCCCTCGGCATCGCACGTCGTCACGACGAACGGCCAGAGGGCGCGTTCGAGCCACCGGAAGTAGTTGCCGGCGACCCAGGCGGCGTCTTGTCCTGGCGGCAGGATGATGCGCTGGATCGAGCGCACCAGGCCGGCCCGGCGGTGCCGGGTCCGCTCGGGACCGATCAGCGGCGCGCGCGGGTTTGGCAGCGCCCGCCGCCGGTGTTCGTCGAGGACGCCGGCGAGCGCCTCGCGGAAAGGCAAGGCGCCCGCGGTTAGGCGAGCCTGCAATGGGTTGTCGCGCAGGATGGTGTCCTGGGGCAGACTCTCGATGACCGGGGCGAGCAGCGCGGGCGGCGCCCGGCCGACGAAACGCGCAGCCAGGGCGGCGAGACGGAGCGGCAGTAACGGGGTCGTGAAGATCGTGCGTTGCCGTTCGAGCAGCGTGGCCGTCTGGCGCACCATGGTCTCGTAGCTGAGGCAGTCGGGGCCGCCGATGTCGAAATGGCCGCGATAGCGTTCCGGTTGGCCGAGGCAACAGCGCACTGCCCGCACCAGGTCGGGCAGTGCGATCGGGCGGGTCAGCGACCGGGCCGCCATGGGCAGCGGGATGACCGGCAGGCGTCGCACCAAGTCGATGAGGAGGCCGCTGGCCGAGCCGCCCGGGCCGACGACGAGGCCGGCGCGCAGGGCCGTGACCGGCGTGCCGCGCGCGGCCAAGACCATCTCGACCTCGCGGCGACTCCAGAGGAGCGGCGAGATGTGGAAGCCCTCGGGGATCAGCCCGCCGACGAAGACGATCTGGCGAATGCCGTTCTCGGCCGCGGCTTGGGCGAAGTTGTCGGCGAGGACCAGATCCATGTCGGCCGGCCGGGCCTGGGTGAGGCGCGAGGAGGGGACGAGCGAGTGCACCAGGTAGATCGCGTAGTCGATGCCCCTG
This portion of the Thioflavicoccus mobilis 8321 genome encodes:
- a CDS encoding NAD-dependent epimerase/dehydratase family protein, translating into MTDMHDDQTSPKPRLAIAGASGFIGTALRHHLTDDYQVFALTRSMTLARAPQREAGLIRRECDLFSLDAVKAALRGIDYAIYLVHSLVPSSRLTQARPADMDLVLADNFAQAAAENGIRQIVFVGGLIPEGFHISPLLWSRREVEMVLAARGTPVTALRAGLVVGPGGSASGLLIDLVRRLPVIPLPMAARSLTRPIALPDLVRAVRCCLGQPERYRGHFDIGGPDCLSYETMVRQTATLLERQRTIFTTPLLPLRLAALAARFVGRAPPALLAPVIESLPQDTILRDNPLQARLTAGALPFREALAGVLDEHRRRALPNPRAPLIGPERTRHRRAGLVRSIQRIILPPGQDAAWVAGNYFRWLERALWPFVVTTCDAEGSWTVSLRAPRRRLLSLRKLAVQSTAQRQVYRIAGGLLSRSDGPGCARFEFQTLLGERYTMAAIHDYAPALPWPLYRWTQAPIHGWIMVRYQRHLARLAR
- the tal gene encoding transaldolase produces the protein MSRLDQLKTMTTVVADTGDFAAIAEYRPQDATTNPSLLYKAAQMPQYRQLVEEAVLNGQRQGGSPREQALRTMDRLAVNFGVEILKIVPGRVSTEIDARLSFDTEGTIRRAATLMELYTDAGIGPERVLFKIASTWEGIRAAERLEREGLHCNLTLLFSFPQAVASADAGVTLISPFVGRILDWYKEAEQVSGYPADADPGVRSVTRIFNYYKRFGYSTVVMGASFRSNEEVLELAGCDYLTISPTLLAELAGTDGDVPRKLDAEQARAMDIERVGFDEKAFRWALNDDAMATEKLADGIRQFAADTVKLERFAHEVAQTI